A genome region from Yoonia vestfoldensis includes the following:
- a CDS encoding YaeQ family protein yields MAQNATIYKVELSVADMDRHYYETHKLTLAKHPSETDERLMVRIIAFALNAHAQLEMTKGLSTDDEPDIWQKSLSGELELWVALGLPSEKLLRQSCGKAAKVVVYPYGGRPAEIWWDKIKNSTTRFDNLQIVNLRQADTDAIAALASRAMKLQINIQDGEVMINLDDSSVYISPQPWKTLAPAA; encoded by the coding sequence ATGGCGCAAAATGCCACTATTTACAAAGTCGAGCTTTCGGTCGCGGATATGGATCGTCACTATTACGAGACCCATAAACTGACGCTGGCCAAACATCCGTCAGAGACCGATGAACGGCTGATGGTCCGCATCATCGCCTTTGCGCTGAATGCCCATGCGCAGCTGGAAATGACCAAGGGCCTGTCGACCGATGACGAACCCGACATCTGGCAGAAAAGCCTGAGCGGCGAGCTTGAACTCTGGGTGGCTTTGGGGCTGCCAAGCGAAAAGCTGTTGCGGCAATCCTGCGGCAAGGCTGCCAAGGTGGTGGTCTATCCCTATGGCGGCAGACCCGCCGAGATCTGGTGGGACAAGATCAAGAACAGCACCACCCGTTTCGACAATTTGCAGATCGTCAATCTTCGGCAGGCCGACACCGATGCAATCGCGGCTTTGGCCAGCCGCGCGATGAAGTTGCAGATCAATATCCAGGATGGCGAGGTGATGATCAATCTTGATGATAGCAGCGTCTATATCTCGCCGCAGCCATGGAAAACGCTGGCCCCTGCCGCTTAG
- a CDS encoding ABC transporter permease produces the protein MSDIADGFATAAQLVLSLDAELIEITLRSLQVTLSATAIASIIGLPLGAWLAITRFPARRYVIALLNALMGLPPVVVGLIVYILLSRSGPFGVLGLLFTPTAMIIAQVIIITPLVASIAHQAMRELWADYHDLLISLHASRRQRIATLVWDGRRTLLTAQLAGFGRGIGEVGAIMIVGGNIDNATRVLTTAISLETGRGQFALALALGFILIGLAVVVNLCIHVLSRTEQGSRW, from the coding sequence ATGAGCGATATTGCAGATGGCTTTGCCACGGCTGCCCAGCTGGTTTTGTCGCTGGACGCTGAATTGATCGAGATTACGCTACGCTCGCTTCAGGTGACGCTCAGCGCGACCGCCATTGCCTCGATCATCGGGTTGCCGCTGGGGGCCTGGCTGGCGATCACGCGTTTCCCCGCACGGCGTTATGTGATCGCGCTGCTGAATGCGCTGATGGGGCTGCCCCCGGTCGTTGTCGGGCTGATCGTCTATATCTTGCTGTCGCGCTCTGGCCCTTTTGGCGTGCTGGGCCTTTTGTTCACGCCAACGGCGATGATCATCGCGCAGGTCATCATCATCACGCCCTTGGTCGCGTCGATTGCCCATCAGGCGATGCGCGAATTATGGGCGGATTATCATGATCTGCTGATCTCTCTCCATGCGTCGCGCAGACAGCGGATCGCCACGCTGGTCTGGGACGGGCGGCGCACCTTGTTGACGGCGCAGCTGGCCGGTTTCGGGCGCGGCATCGGCGAGGTCGGGGCGATCATGATCGTCGGCGGCAATATCGACAATGCGACGCGGGTGCTGACCACGGCAATCTCGCTCGAGACAGGGCGCGGGCAATTCGCGCTGGCGCTGGCCTTGGGGTTCATCCTGATCGGGCTGGCCGTTGTGGTCAATCTTTGCATTCATGTCCTGTCACGGACGGAACAGGGCAGCCGATGGTAA
- a CDS encoding ABC transporter ATP-binding protein gives MVNDHDILPLRLQEIMVKRRGKRILGPVSLVLQGKGISVVVGPNGSGKTTLLRAMHGIDRISEGRKSWSISDAQAHAAQSFVFQTPIMMRRNVRDNIAYPLVLRGMARSEARAAADIRAARVGLGAAVLRAARVLSGGEKQKLALARALVTAPQVLFLDEPCANLDGHATQEIETILHAASAAGTRIVMSTHDLGQARRLADEVLFLHDGHVVEMLPAAAFFAGPASAQALAFLKGDLVL, from the coding sequence ATGGTAAACGATCACGATATCCTGCCGCTGCGCCTGCAAGAGATCATGGTCAAGCGGCGTGGCAAACGCATTCTTGGGCCGGTGTCCTTGGTCTTGCAAGGCAAGGGGATCAGCGTGGTCGTCGGGCCAAATGGCAGCGGCAAGACCACATTGCTGCGCGCGATGCACGGGATCGACCGGATCTCGGAGGGGCGCAAAAGCTGGTCGATCAGCGATGCGCAGGCCCATGCGGCGCAATCTTTCGTCTTTCAAACCCCGATCATGATGCGGCGCAATGTGCGCGACAATATCGCCTATCCGCTGGTCTTGCGCGGCATGGCGCGCAGCGAGGCGCGCGCCGCCGCCGATATCCGGGCCGCGCGGGTCGGGCTGGGGGCCGCAGTTTTGCGTGCGGCGCGGGTGCTGTCAGGGGGCGAAAAGCAGAAACTCGCCTTGGCGCGCGCCTTGGTCACGGCCCCGCAAGTTCTGTTCCTGGACGAGCCTTGTGCCAATCTGGACGGCCATGCCACCCAGGAAATAGAGACGATCCTGCATGCCGCCAGTGCCGCTGGCACCAGGATCGTGATGTCCACCCATGATCTGGGCCAGGCCCGTCGCCTTGCCGATGAGGTGCTGTTCCTGCATGACGGCCATGTCGTCGAGATGCTGCCCGCGGCGGCATTCTTTGCCGGGCCTGCATCGGCGCAGGCACTGGCCTTTCTCAAGGGTGATCTGGTTTTGTGA
- a CDS encoding 4Fe-4S dicluster domain-containing protein, with the protein MKVAAQALGGQGDGANHLCRSQLDHFRKALGAFGEITVACTQEAPLFTEVAEDMGYEGTLHFANIRETAGWSEAGQDATPKMAALLAMAEIAATPFDVVSLESNGITLILGRDQAALDLAQNLSDMLDITVLLLPGADVVPRPQTTWPVLQGRVRNATGHLGAFELTVDDYAAPHASSRARLTFDTARNGAISACDLVIDVTGGQPLFHETRPGYLRADPRDPVALARLVTEASQMVGTFDKPKYINFTAELCAHSRNTLTGCTRCLNLCPTGAITSNGDTVAIDPNICAGCGQCAAACPTGAAAYALPVTENIAARLRAGLAAYFTAGGKHAPIMLFHDADHGAALIDAMARFGKGLPAHVIPVQVNEPSQIGPEIMAAALAYGAGGLRVLAKERPAHPLDGLQDSLDLMAVICTQTGHDPASCALLAIDDPDALELALWQPAATARPMRSSFMPQDDKRGLLLLAMEEMNRTAPLPTDFIALPQGAPFGTVTLDHDACTLCLACVGACPAGALSDNPDLPMLRFTESACVQCSICVATCPEDALSLTPQIDLAAWAAPRRVLKQEEPFACTSCAKPFGTKSSIERVMQKLEDHWMFAGETGAERRRLLSMCDDCRTREVVMAGFDPHEKADS; encoded by the coding sequence ATGAAAGTCGCAGCCCAGGCCTTGGGGGGACAGGGCGATGGCGCGAATCACCTGTGTCGTAGCCAGCTTGATCATTTCCGCAAAGCCTTGGGCGCATTCGGCGAAATCACCGTGGCCTGCACCCAAGAAGCCCCGCTGTTTACAGAAGTGGCCGAGGATATGGGCTATGAAGGGACGCTGCATTTCGCCAATATCCGCGAAACAGCAGGCTGGTCCGAGGCGGGGCAAGATGCCACGCCCAAAATGGCGGCCCTGCTTGCGATGGCCGAAATCGCCGCCACTCCTTTTGATGTCGTCAGTCTGGAAAGCAACGGGATCACCCTGATTCTCGGGCGCGATCAGGCAGCGCTGGATCTGGCGCAAAACCTGTCCGACATGCTCGATATCACCGTGCTGTTGCTGCCGGGTGCCGATGTCGTGCCGCGCCCGCAAACGACCTGGCCGGTGCTGCAAGGGCGGGTGCGCAATGCGACCGGGCATCTGGGCGCGTTCGAGCTGACGGTTGATGATTATGCCGCCCCGCATGCGTCATCGCGCGCGCGGCTGACATTCGACACGGCGCGCAATGGCGCGATCTCGGCCTGTGATCTGGTGATCGACGTGACCGGCGGGCAACCCTTGTTCCATGAAACCCGTCCAGGCTATCTGCGGGCCGATCCGCGTGACCCGGTGGCGCTGGCCAGACTGGTGACCGAGGCCAGCCAGATGGTCGGGACCTTCGACAAGCCGAAATACATCAATTTCACAGCCGAGCTTTGCGCCCATTCGCGCAATACATTGACCGGCTGCACCCGCTGTCTGAACCTGTGCCCGACGGGGGCGATCACGTCCAATGGCGACACCGTGGCGATTGATCCCAATATCTGCGCGGGCTGCGGGCAATGCGCAGCGGCCTGCCCGACAGGGGCCGCCGCCTATGCCCTGCCGGTGACCGAAAACATCGCCGCCCGGCTGCGCGCAGGCCTTGCGGCCTATTTCACAGCAGGCGGCAAACATGCGCCGATCATGCTGTTTCATGATGCCGATCACGGCGCCGCCCTGATTGACGCAATGGCGCGGTTCGGCAAGGGTCTGCCCGCGCATGTGATCCCGGTGCAGGTCAATGAACCCTCGCAGATCGGGCCAGAGATCATGGCGGCAGCGTTGGCCTATGGCGCGGGCGGCCTGCGCGTGCTGGCCAAGGAACGCCCCGCCCATCCGCTGGACGGGTTGCAGGACAGTCTGGATCTGATGGCGGTCATCTGCACGCAGACCGGCCATGATCCGGCTTCCTGCGCCTTGCTTGCAATCGACGATCCTGATGCGCTGGAACTTGCGCTTTGGCAGCCTGCGGCCACGGCACGCCCGATGCGGTCCAGCTTTATGCCCCAGGATGACAAACGTGGCTTGCTGCTGCTGGCGATGGAAGAAATGAACCGGACAGCCCCCCTGCCGACCGATTTCATCGCGCTGCCACAGGGCGCGCCTTTTGGCACCGTCACGCTGGATCACGATGCCTGCACGCTTTGCCTTGCCTGTGTCGGGGCCTGCCCTGCGGGGGCCTTGTCCGACAATCCCGATCTGCCGATGCTGCGCTTTACCGAAAGCGCCTGTGTGCAATGTTCCATCTGCGTGGCGACCTGCCCCGAAGATGCCTTGTCGCTGACCCCGCAAATCGACCTTGCCGCCTGGGCCGCACCGCGCCGCGTCTTGAAACAGGAAGAGCCTTTCGCCTGCACATCCTGCGCCAAGCCATTCGGCACCAAATCCAGCATCGAGCGGGTCATGCAAAAGCTGGAAGATCATTGGATGTTCGCCGGTGAGACCGGGGCAGAGCGTCGCCGGCTGCTGTCGATGTGCGACGATTGCCGCACCCGCGAGGTCGTGATGGCCGGCTTTGATCCGCATGAAAAGGCCGATAGCTGA
- a CDS encoding biotin/lipoate--protein ligase family protein, producing the protein MDDRSQTHGLGHIALPPPYTLHAGTGPDVLEQAIRLAPEHGAGTLVCHASAGVLAFAVVLEPTQPLQEAQMAFPLGMVAVADALAAHCPPERAVRLHWPDEIRYDKARIGGGRFAVAPGTGPQDVPDWMVFAAELISERDHLPEPGQFPDSTSLKEEAFDPHEDIIATFASYMMLYFDRWLHDGLDAVTNRYLMRIDPPLLRGVRRIEGDRLVEITPAGGGKRSDPLLQSFNASGWRDAKGPKL; encoded by the coding sequence ATGGACGACAGATCACAGACCCACGGCTTGGGGCACATTGCGTTGCCGCCGCCCTATACATTGCATGCCGGCACCGGGCCGGATGTGCTGGAACAGGCAATCAGGCTTGCGCCGGAGCACGGGGCCGGCACCTTGGTGTGCCATGCCTCTGCCGGCGTGCTGGCATTTGCCGTGGTGCTGGAACCGACGCAACCGCTGCAAGAGGCGCAGATGGCCTTTCCGCTGGGCATGGTCGCCGTGGCGGATGCGCTTGCGGCGCATTGTCCGCCCGAACGCGCGGTGCGGCTGCATTGGCCGGATGAAATCCGCTATGACAAGGCGCGGATCGGCGGCGGGCGCTTTGCCGTCGCCCCCGGAACCGGACCGCAGGATGTTCCCGATTGGATGGTGTTCGCGGCCGAGCTGATCTCGGAACGCGACCATCTGCCGGAACCGGGCCAGTTTCCCGACTCGACATCGTTGAAAGAAGAAGCCTTTGATCCGCACGAGGATATCATCGCCACTTTCGCCAGCTACATGATGCTCTATTTCGACCGCTGGCTGCATGACGGTCTGGATGCGGTGACCAACCGCTATCTGATGCGCATCGACCCGCCGCTTTTGCGGGGGGTGCGGCGGATCGAGGGCGACCGCCTGGTCGAGATCACGCCCGCGGGCGGCGGCAAAAGATCGGACCCATTGCTGCAATCCTTCAACGCCTCTGGCTGGCGCGATGCCAAGGGGCCGAAATTGTGA
- a CDS encoding DUF6505 family protein, with amino-acid sequence MIRLPRTIQLDASDKVVFSNAAQPGEWAVPGTFLFWGRAPDDLTRKEAIAFRSGFLGVDSFGHATLVTVQEARPEEREAMVLTLAQQLVTHLGAPSLEAARPAAEEEVALAESLCRAHPLNTLIALHRKHDAGDIREQFRTLKPRDETAFSGSHLQGHDRAFQFFEETEDSLPEDHVDLFALRGKV; translated from the coding sequence GTGATCCGTCTGCCCCGGACCATCCAGCTGGATGCCTCGGACAAGGTGGTGTTCAGCAATGCCGCCCAGCCCGGTGAATGGGCCGTGCCGGGCACGTTTTTGTTCTGGGGGCGTGCCCCCGATGATCTGACCCGCAAAGAGGCGATTGCCTTTCGGTCCGGGTTTCTGGGGGTGGACAGTTTTGGCCATGCGACCTTGGTCACGGTGCAAGAGGCCCGGCCCGAGGAACGCGAAGCCATGGTGCTGACATTGGCCCAGCAATTGGTGACCCATCTGGGCGCCCCATCGCTAGAGGCCGCCCGCCCCGCCGCCGAAGAAGAGGTCGCATTGGCCGAAAGCCTGTGCCGCGCGCATCCGCTGAACACGCTGATCGCGCTGCACCGCAAACATGATGCCGGCGATATCCGCGAACAATTCCGCACGCTGAAACCGCGTGACGAGACGGCTTTTTCGGGGTCGCATTTGCAAGGCCATGATCGCGCCTTTCAATTCTTCGAGGAAACCGAAGACAGCCTGCCCGAAGATCATGTCGATCTATTTGCCCTGAGAGGAAAAGTCTGA
- a CDS encoding DUF6352 family protein, giving the protein MPEFWVASGHHLTRLDDAGRMIVTDELIVAWLARPEVLPPPEACAAERTLHKRLMDQPRAKVSDMELIALQDPDARENWRFLLTLRDRLIAAGTVEEGYAQIVRDGVTLPVVFMSQLVQLILRNALDGCSDPQVLRAAECFFRPQRSHIQNDTLFLADEELVQLLEQEMHSSPLTAMLSGGIDGLDVLGDGNDWTYWSRSDAHTMVLNFGGDAAARAGMATAIAAYLRHMLGLDCNVTAQASADNTDLRWFVGLDQAGTAIGNALWNKQPLPATLVGLFRLDIADHARVTPDLRGEPIWLFLGLGADGAVRIKPQNLLTGLPLAAPVLN; this is encoded by the coding sequence ATGCCTGAATTCTGGGTCGCCTCGGGCCATCACCTGACACGGCTGGATGACGCGGGCCGCATGATTGTCACCGACGAGCTGATCGTCGCATGGCTTGCGCGTCCCGAGGTGCTGCCCCCGCCCGAGGCTTGCGCCGCCGAACGCACCTTGCACAAGCGCCTGATGGACCAGCCGCGCGCAAAAGTGTCGGATATGGAACTGATCGCGCTGCAAGACCCCGATGCGCGCGAAAACTGGCGCTTTCTTTTGACATTGCGTGACCGGCTGATCGCCGCAGGCACGGTCGAAGAGGGCTATGCGCAGATCGTGCGCGACGGGGTCACCCTGCCGGTCGTCTTCATGTCGCAGCTGGTGCAGCTGATCCTGCGCAACGCGCTGGATGGGTGCAGTGACCCGCAGGTCCTGCGCGCGGCGGAATGTTTCTTTCGCCCGCAGCGCAGCCATATCCAGAACGATACCCTGTTTCTGGCCGATGAAGAATTGGTGCAGCTGCTGGAACAAGAGATGCACAGCTCGCCCCTGACGGCGATGCTCTCGGGGGGGATCGACGGGCTGGATGTGCTGGGGGACGGCAATGACTGGACCTATTGGTCGCGCTCTGACGCCCATACGATGGTGCTGAATTTCGGCGGTGATGCCGCGGCGCGCGCGGGCATGGCCACGGCGATTGCCGCCTATCTGCGTCATATGCTGGGACTTGACTGCAATGTGACGGCGCAGGCCTCGGCCGATAACACCGACCTGCGCTGGTTCGTGGGGCTGGATCAGGCAGGCACGGCAATCGGCAACGCGCTGTGGAACAAGCAGCCGCTGCCTGCTACACTTGTGGGGTTGTTCCGGCTGGACATCGCCGATCATGCCCGCGTGACGCCTGATCTGCGCGGAGAACCGATCTGGCTGTTCCTGGGCTTGGGGGCCGATGGCGCGGTGCGGATCAAGCCGCAGAACCTGCTGACCGGGCTGCCGCTGGCCGCGCCCGTGCTGAACTGA
- a CDS encoding DUF3305 domain-containing protein, which translates to MPIKTLRISVLAIRRPAVTKWGAGELRPCSVLPQEPDAAPHTLLYAENGVETWYLGGRDLALYSGDTLHHQDNLVSGRPALWVALRGQDPKTAEIVNVTADPYEGEGYASDLDLFVEPVPMPAVIEAQIAEFVAKYHVDMPFKKRKRHVIDPNAPPARAPRVLQDADKWAHRPAKR; encoded by the coding sequence ATGCCGATCAAGACCCTGCGCATTTCGGTTCTCGCGATCAGACGGCCTGCGGTCACGAAATGGGGTGCTGGTGAATTGCGGCCCTGTTCGGTCTTGCCACAGGAACCTGACGCGGCGCCCCATACGCTGCTTTACGCCGAAAACGGGGTCGAGACCTGGTATCTGGGCGGCCGCGATCTGGCGCTCTATTCTGGTGACACGCTGCACCATCAGGACAATCTGGTCTCGGGGCGTCCGGCGCTCTGGGTGGCGTTGCGCGGGCAGGACCCCAAAACGGCCGAGATCGTGAATGTCACCGCCGACCCTTACGAAGGCGAAGGCTATGCATCCGATCTGGACCTATTCGTCGAGCCGGTGCCGATGCCTGCGGTGATAGAAGCGCAGATCGCGGAATTCGTGGCGAAATACCATGTCGATATGCCCTTCAAGAAACGCAAACGCCATGTGATCGACCCCAATGCCCCACCGGCGCGCGCGCCGCGGGTTTTGCAAGATGCCGATAAATGGGCGCATCGCCCCGCCAAGAGGTAA
- a CDS encoding DUF3306 domain-containing protein: MPKPTDQGESFLGRWSRNKRAQPAAPEPVAEPDASADIAAPDQESLTEEEIAALPDVDDLTPQSDIRVFLQKGVPQVLRNAALRRKWMLVPGIRDHNDPAVDYAWDWNTPGGVPGDGAAPSPERAAQMLRDLFAPRRDAETTQTAETGADAADPAIIPAQDIAPQQTDLALTQPQAPQDKAEAEGSAASQDQQQQAAGPDSDAVPPARRRHGGALPG, translated from the coding sequence ATGCCCAAACCCACCGATCAGGGCGAATCTTTTCTGGGCCGCTGGTCGCGCAACAAGCGCGCGCAACCCGCCGCGCCCGAACCCGTGGCAGAGCCTGATGCCAGTGCCGATATCGCGGCCCCGGACCAAGAATCACTGACCGAAGAAGAAATCGCCGCATTGCCGGATGTCGATGATCTGACCCCGCAGAGCGATATTCGCGTCTTTTTGCAAAAAGGCGTGCCGCAGGTCCTGCGCAATGCGGCTTTGCGCCGCAAATGGATGCTGGTTCCCGGCATCAGGGATCACAATGATCCGGCTGTGGATTACGCTTGGGACTGGAACACACCAGGCGGCGTGCCGGGCGACGGGGCTGCACCCTCGCCGGAACGGGCGGCACAAATGCTGCGCGATCTTTTCGCGCCTCGCCGCGATGCAGAAACCACGCAGACCGCTGAAACAGGGGCGGATGCGGCCGATCCGGCCATCATTCCGGCCCAGGATATTGCACCGCAGCAAACCGATTTGGCGCTGACCCAGCCGCAGGCCCCACAGGATAAGGCCGAGGCCGAAGGCAGCGCAGCGTCGCAAGATCAGCAGCAGCAAGCGGCAGGTCCGGACAGCGACGCGGTCCCCCCCGCACGCCGGCGTCATGGCGGGGCTTTGCCCGGCTAG
- a CDS encoding TorD/DmsD family molecular chaperone — translation MTDSQPINGRANDPLEASRSDQYRFMARMLSSAPDQALLDHVSRLQGDDGPLGLAYGALAQAAKRCDAARVEREFFELFIGVGRGELLPYASFYQTGFLNERPLAILRDDLSRLGVARAAGRHEPEDHIALLMDVMADMISGEIAASDDIQRAFFNRHIAPWAGQFFDDLAIAPSADFYRPLAEIGRLLTDIEARAFALAA, via the coding sequence ATGACGGATAGCCAGCCCATCAACGGGCGAGCCAACGATCCTCTAGAGGCGTCGCGAAGCGATCAATATCGTTTCATGGCGCGCATGTTGTCGAGCGCGCCTGACCAGGCCTTGCTGGATCATGTATCCCGCCTGCAAGGCGATGATGGCCCGCTGGGCCTTGCTTATGGCGCTTTGGCGCAGGCGGCCAAGCGGTGTGACGCGGCCCGCGTCGAACGCGAATTTTTCGAATTGTTCATCGGGGTCGGGCGCGGCGAATTGCTGCCCTATGCCAGCTTTTACCAGACCGGATTTCTGAACGAACGCCCCTTGGCGATTCTGCGCGATGATCTGTCCCGTCTGGGTGTGGCGCGCGCCGCCGGCCGACACGAGCCCGAAGATCACATCGCTTTGCTGATGGATGTCATGGCCGACATGATTTCGGGCGAGATCGCGGCAAGCGATGATATCCAGCGCGCTTTCTTCAATCGTCATATCGCGCCTTGGGCGGGGCAATTCTTTGACGATCTAGCGATTGCACCAAGCGCAGATTTTTACCGACCGCTGGCCGAAATTGGCCGGTTATTGACCGATATCGAGGCACGGGCATTCGCGCTCGCCGCCTGA